Genomic segment of Porites lutea chromosome 13, jaPorLute2.1, whole genome shotgun sequence:
TGAGTTAGCgcgagggtttgagttatcagGTGTCAACTGTATTTAAGGCCTTTAAAGTCATTGAAAGTTGCAGTTGGCATTGGACAAGACATTGTTGCCACAAAATAGTAAAATACTGATGTAAAAATGACTATAATTGCCTTGATTTTGAACAGCATTGAGAAGTGAAAATTGTGTTTTTGGAAGTCCTTATTGTTGGTGCAAAAAAGAGTACAATTTGTGTATATTTACATGTATGCTGTATTGATTTTACTAAAGTTTTCTAAGGTTCTATAATTATTACTGGAGTTTAACCCTTTGAACCcgaagatcaaaatttgaattctcatttgttgcccctattcatttcctacagaagtagtggggagaagctgataaaatatcaagcaaattcatcttgtgtgatcatgtctgtaattctcatgaccagtctgttttacaaagcattgatattacaaggggaaatttgatgctgatcactcttagggcttaaagggttaaagaaaatAAGAGTGCTGGACAATACTGTTTGTCAGTGATATGATACAAAGAAACCATTCACATACTTTTATCCTCCTTACACACTATCATGGATTAATACATTAACTTTGTAGAAATCAAAGCTTGCTTGCAGTGGGCAGTTGGATGCTTGATTTACAGATATCTTTTCAAGGAGATGATTTGCCAAGGGCTATTGAAAAAACCTGGGTCAGACCATGTGATTTTTTCTATGATTCACAGTTTTGCTTGCATGTACATGTACGTATACATATTCTGTACTTACAGGCCTTTCCATTGTTCATATTAGATTACCTTGTTCAAGGAGCTGACCTTTCTGGAATTCAGGTTTGTAGTGCATGTACAGCCATACATTTCAACTGGTAGGGAATCCCTGTTTTGCTTCTCTCTtgggtttctgggaaactgcccacctacccctcccctgagccatcattttgccctaagtgagaagtaagtgttaatgtgagcttaggggaggggtaggtggacagtttccctgAAATCTAAATTGATCCCCCATCTTCGCTATTTCCCCCAGAAATGACTGATAGTCAGGCTACGGTTTACTtacattgtatttattttttccttactATCATTCTCATCCTGTACATGTAAGTATTTGTGTTCACATTGTGGATGACTCTtcctaattaattattattatgttctGCAactggtataggatttaattgTGGTTTAGAAGTATTTTGTGTGGAATTGCATTCATTTTAGCACAGTTACCACATTTGGATATTCGAAGGGGCAGCAATTATTTATACTATTGATCATTTATCTTCTTAGAATCattgaatttttcctttttactggCAATGTGGTACTTTGCAGTCAGCTCTCTTATCAAAgtttaaattctcatttgttgtctcTATACACATTCTATAGTCAAGTAGTGGGGAGTAGCTGTTAAAGTATTAAAtgaaattcatcttgtgtgatcaattccttaattctcatgaccgaAATTTATGCTTTATAAAGCAGatatcaaatttctccttgtaatatcaatgctttgtaaaacagagtggtcatgagaattacagaaaTGATCACAACAAGAttaatttgtttgatattttatcaacttcccGCCCCCTTTTTCTGAAGGCAATGgatagggacaacaaatgagaatctcaattttgatattagggtttaaagggttaaggcttTAAGAGTTATAACCTTTCCTCTTTTTGAGAAGTGTCTGCAATGTAGAAAGTCACAGAATGACTGAAGAATGGGAACTGACTTCAATCTAGTTTGCATTGGAAGTTTGAATGTGAAGGGTTCGGCTGAATTATAGTATAGTTTAGAGTTAACCGTCCATTTTAACGCACTTCAAATGCCTTAAATTTAAATCTGTTTATGTgagtacataatttttttcaggctgtGGAAAATGACCTTAAGATCGCTGCCAAAGCAAGAAAAGATGTCGAAAACCAAGCTCAGAGGATGCTGGCCCAAGGAATGGAGACACAGGTGACATAATCTCGGTGCCCTTTTCAACTGTTAAAATCTATGAAGCTTCCCCAGTCCCCTGTTCAATGGACCCTCTTTTCATAATTGTAAGGATTTGAATTTTTACCCTATATATTAAACCACTTGGAACCCAGACTGATCGTCGTTGTTGACAAtagtccattttacagttgtgggcttggtatcctagcctttgagtgaacgtgaggctgaggttgaccttgttttgatacaaacctccttccttttctaatggaaattttgcttaaaaacaaCTAGTTAGCATaacaacaacatgatttacatgATAAAGCAAGAAGGGTTGTATCATctttagcctcgtttccaacTGTAAAGGTAAAATGGGCTGTTGGGCAACTTATCTTTGGTGTTTCTTGAATAAAGGTGTTCTAGAGGACAGGTTCCTTTGTAGCAGAAAATCTCGGAGTATCAGGCGTATGGAACGTTTTTTCAGATTTGTAGCCTTTCTCGAGCTCTACACATTTCTAGGTAATAATTATTTGCTTTTTCGAAGAGTTATTTCGCAGAAGTTACATCGTTGAATTCGGCCGCTATTTTTTCCCGTAAGATCTAATATCGAGAGTAGCGGGCGGCCATACATGTTGGTTGGATCTCGACGGAAAAAAATGGTATGTTAGACTGTAAACAGTCTAACATCATataactttgttttgtttcagaacCAAACCCAAGTAGGCACTGCTCTGCAAGTATTCTACAACCTGGGTTTACTAGTTAGCACAGTCAATGAAGTTGTCAGGAAAGTTAAAGAGAAGTTAGCAAGTTGTGTACAAGAAGCTTTGGATTCTAATACTCTCTCTCAGGCTGCCCACTCAAGCGCTGGTGGACCGGGCCGTGCCGCCATGCCTGCCCCTGGTAACACAGCGGCATGGCGAGCAACTTTGTGGACCAGAATGGAACAGCTTATGGACTCCATTTTCTCGGCATGTGGCCAGGTAAACATGTACATGTTTATCAGGATAGTGTTGTGTTCGTGTATCATGTGTAttctatatttttttggtaACGCTTACTAATAATTATATGCCGGTGAGACACCGTCCTTGATAAAGATGTTGTTGCTGGTATTTTTTCGACTACATGAATGCAACGCAAACGAAAAtgcaaaagcaaacaaaaaactgGTGGCGACGGCGGCGAAAAGCTCGCTTGAAACGTGAACCTTCGCTTTGTTTTTAAATCGTCACctcgattattccaactcacttacttaCTCAAATGTAGGTGAACTCTCCCTGTTTTGAATTCCAAAGAACGGTTCAGTCATAtccaagtttagaaagagaaaggaaatgtTGTCATtacttgtttacgtcctccataaaactctTAATTAGGCATTTTTTGCTCGTAGCTGTGCTGAGGCagaaaaaagcgtgctgcacgtgcaaagttgtcacaactttgcacgtgcagcgcgctgtttggttgttttgctcattaaacctgtGGCATCTTTGACGCTCCCCTTTGCCGTCGTTGGTCTGATCTTGAAATTTTCCACTGTAAAACAGTACTCAACACTTCATGACTGGTCTTGAAGAAAACAGGACTAGTCTCAAAGTTTCTCGTAATATAACATGCTGGGGAAAAATTCTGCGTGTGCAGATTACGGAACGGTCAACTAATCTCAGCAATTGGTCAACAATTTTGGACGTCAAGTTCGACAACTGTTAACCTCTGACGTCACAGATTTtgcttttggcgggaaacactTTATCGCCAGATGTCATGTGAACTCGAAGTAACCAACAAGGGAGAGAGCACGTGCTATCTGGAAAACTCCGGCTATGAAACACGTGAATCGAAATTTTAACTTAAATCTCTTATTTCCGTTTAAAGATTCATCATCTTCAAAAGGTGTTAGCAAAGAAAAGGGATCCTGTTACACATGTTTGCTTTATGGAAGAACTGGTGAAGGTACAGTGTTTGTTATCTTTTCTTATCCTCCCGGGAGACAATCATCGGAATTCGTGTTCGGTGTGTGCTGCCCGGTTCTCGATATCCTGACCTTCATTTAGACCTAAACACGTCGTTTTCCACATTCGTTTTCAGACCTAGCCTGGACCTGTTTTCTGGCTTCTGAAAGTAATAGTTGAACTCGGTTTGCCAACCATTAACTTGCAAACATACTGTTTAAGCATATTTATTATTTAGTATTATAATTTGACATTAAATATTCATTTAGAGCTGAAAAGACAACCGcgtttaacccccccccccccccccccccccgcctggtgttttctttgaaaaccaTGCCCGATTTCAGACCACAATAGTCAACTCCACACCCGTTGCCAGACCAAAGTTGCTCAAAAACCAGATCCTTTAATGCCGTACAAACATGTATCAGTTTTCAAGCAGACGTTCCTTTCTGGCATTGCTTTTCAGTAGCATTTACAAAGTCGTTTGCATTGCTTGTCAGTCGCATATTTGGTTTCCCTCGTGGCGTAAATAAACTGactacgcgactgacaagcgaAAAATAAATGCTTAATCCTAAAAGCGACGCCAGAAAGAAACTTTTCACAGGGTAACGTTGTGTCCTGTCTTGACGTTTCTTCGCCGTGGGGGTTCTTCGCTGTAGATATACGGAAACTGTGGTCACTGTACCGTTGGTGGATAGTCTGTGAATGAACTCCAATTAAAAGTGAAAGCTGTTTAGCTATTTAACCACAATACCTTATAAACTGTCTCTTTGTAGGAGGGAAGTTCTTCTATTACTTCTTTCTGGGAGTCGGTGACACAAATCTTGACCCAGGAATttgcacaggcagcccaaggtCAGTTGGATTTGTCTATGCTTGTGTTCATAATACCTAAAATGTTCAGCAATGAATGGTATCGTTTCCTTTCTTTTAGCCTCGACATTCTTGAAGCAAGCATTTGAGGGAGAATACCCCAAGCTACTGCGGTTATACAACGACCTATGGTCTCGCTTACAACAATTTAGCAATGCTTCAAACTCTACCTCCGTGTCTCTTGGGATACAATTAGAGCCTTCTTTTGGTCTTTTCCCAGCATCAGAGGACGACTTTAGCTTAAGGTTTGTAACTGTTTGtatttaagtcccaatagtgaccatcatcaatattattttctccAAACATCACCAAGAAAAAAGGGTACGTGAATCAGTGAAGTGATCATCAAGGGggaaatgctttgattttttgtcaaattttctcaGCGAATTCTTTTAGCAAATGTACGGAGATCAGTCTGGGGAGTTTGTTTGTGGATCTTGGTGCTCAACGGGATAAAATAGAGGAGGTTTATGTACATTAAGCCAACAAAGCATATACACACCGACGGTAGAAGGAAGTCGCTAAAGGGTGTCGGGGCCGGGGGcaggggatttcccccggctaatATAAGGATAAACCCCGTAACTcttatagaaaaagaaaaaatgaaaatagaacTAAACAAACTTCCAAGCTGTTCAGCTCTCCGGCTGCCAATTGcatgcccccctcccccccccgagGGGGCACAGAgggacaaaattaaaaattaagcaATATTAACGTGTTCCCTCATCAAATTTGCTGCTTCTTAATTATCATTTATAAAGTGTCTGTCTATCTACggcttttgtgtttttttgttttgttttgttttgttttgctttgttaaacTTAGTTTTAAATCCAGATAGGTTAACTTGTAGTCTTCTTAAACTTATCGTTACTTTTTGGTATTTCTACCTCAGTCCTGAACAAGCTCTGAAGAAAAGCCTTGCCCCATTTGAGACTGCCTACCTATCCAGGTCTCTGTCCAGATTATTTGATCCTATTAACCTCGTGTTCCCGTCTGGAGCGCGCAACCCACCGTCAAAGGAAGAACTGACCAGCATCGCAAAGACAATTGGCAGGTAAAGTTAAGtcgtaaacaaaatttaaatccACCGAGAAACATACCGTTTCAACATCATAGCTTAAGATTTAATGACAAGCTTTTGCTTCCACTTTCGGAGGCTTTTGTTTCTGGTGACCCGATTTCACTGTGGCTCCTCTAGCCCAAATTGTAGTAAGTTTCACGTGAGCGGATGTCCCCGTTAATTGAGGGGTGGGAGATCAGAACCCCTGTTCCTTTAGAGGTTGGTCTGGGTGGGGAAGGACGTTTGGATTCGGATAGCCAGTAAACAAGCTCCCCGGAGAATGTGGTGAGGGACTTGGGAGCTTTTCCCCCTTCCATTTTCCCTCCggcagggttttcaataagagcCGGTAGCTGGCGAATTCAAGTGAACTCGCCGCCTAATTTCTTTGGAAATTACCCCAGTTTAAATAGGGTATTCGTGTGTTTTTACAGAGTAAATGTGATGTCTGTGTTCTGTACAAACCCTCTAATTTTTACTCCAGAAAGCTGGAAATGCACAGGTTTTGCAAGAAACTCGCCGCTTCCGCGCTTGCAAATTTCGTCTTTGCCGCGAGTTTTTTCCTTCTCCAGCGCCATCACCGTTGGCAGAACCAAGAGGCTTAAAGGTTTTCAAACGTTTTTTAAAGTGTACTTCTTGTTTACACACGGTAGTATGACTGCTAGTATGACATACTTGTATATGCATTCTGTCTTGTGCCCTTTTTAGTGAGCTGAGCGTAGCCAGTGTAGATGCTGGTCTGACAATAACTGTGGCGAGAAACGTGGCGAAAACTGTCCAGCTCTACTCGGCCAAATGTGAACAACTGGTAAGACGCCTTATTATGATTAACATTGGGACCAGTCAAGTATGCATTGAAGGGGGCTGTGGAGGGAGATTAATGGTTTAGTTaccatttgttatttttttctttagtttttcttttatgacAGTGCTAGTCTTGCAATTGTAATTCTTGTTATTTCTAGTAAGTTGAACGCTTAAGGGTCAAcagaaaattacttttaaatatttttaaaaatatatatttggtTTCAGCAACCTTTACCCATAGCCATTTATTTAAACGAAGGCCAACTTACATGTAGACCCCTGTTTAGGTACTCAGTGGGCCTCCAAATCTATTTGTATGTTCAGTTGATAAATATTTCTAGCCTGGACCGCAAGCTTTCGTGACACTGTTAACAGCAGACAATGTTGAAAATTGCTTTGAACATGGTTATGTTTAACATAGTTTAAACTTTGTTGTAATAACCGATCCaagcttttttgtttcttaagaATTTCATGATCTTGTTATACCAATGTTTTATACGGGTTTCAATTATTATCGTTGGCTTCCTCGCACAAATCTGGTCGTGATAATTTTAAAGCAGCAGCAAACTCTTCTATCACATGTTCCAATCTATATTTAGTACACTTGTACTGTATCCTTTACCGTTTTCCTCCTTGATATTATTTAGTTCCAAGGATGACATTTTTCAATGTAGGTTCGTTTATTCCGCCGTTTCTGCCTGTACATTCCCGTTTAATCCTCAGTCTCTTCTTTAGCATTGATATTTTGTAGTCGCTTGTGTTTGGCAATGAATCGCAAAACTCTAGCGTTTCAAATTCCCTCATCCTTACGCTTTTTAAAACCCAGGTTTTCTGCTGTTACCAGCCAAACAAACTCTGATCATACTTGTAAGCCTGTTTTTCTGTTCTCTAATCCCGTTTCCTATTTCCATTGCTTTCCTTTCTCACTCAGTGGTTTCTTCTGAATCTTCGAGACCTTCCTGGAGAATGTCATTTCCGTTCTTCACTTTTCCTAAACCTGCCTTTTTTCTCTCCTCCACTGCATTTAAATTTTCTGCGTCCACGTAATCCGGACACTCTAGCTCTTGTACATTTGCGTCAATTGTAGAATTAGAATACACCCCATTGCAGTCCACCTCTTGCGGCTTTGCCTGCCTCTTAAGTTTTGGTTCAGCTAAACAGTCTTTCTGTCCTAACGCAGTAGACGAATAACGCTTGGATGACTTAAGTATCTCCCCTAGAGGTGTCACTGGTTTTGGAGTTCGCTCTCTTTGATCTGTGCGGTTAAGGTCGTACATAGAACCTGTTGATTAGTCAGTTACGTCAGCGATTGAAAATTCACCCAGCTGGCCACCTATCAGTTACATGAAAACCTACTAATCGATCTAAACCCCATTCATTCCCAGGACAACGGTTAAAGTCAAAACTCGGCAAATTTACCAAATCTCATTTTGCAAAATGCCGCTAAACGAATAGTGGCACGTGAAAATATAGGTGACGAGgatttatttgaatggtaaaaccataagatttcaTTCATCGACGCAAAAGTTACAACCACTTTATAATACTTCACAATGCACTCTGAGAGAAAAAGGGTTAAATCTCTTTACTGTCTATAGGCGAATGGTTTCAACGGGTGTTGGTAGTTTCGTGTCATAGGATGCCACACCCTCTTAAGCGCAGTCCAGCCCCCTGCATTGCTCTTTAAACTGTGACAGTAGCAATTGGTAGTAATAGTACGCGTCAGTTAAGGTTTATACACTTGGATGGAGAAAGATACTGTGTAgtcgcgttcgtcagaacgcgtcctaatctggtgttcctgtggcacaAAGGCAGAAATTTGGCGACTGCCTATCAACCGTCCCAAttgattttatcaggggcatctcgGCCGCAGGAAACTGGACtcgttttatattttagtgCTGTTATGGTTCATAAAAAGATAACTATTTCAGTATGACAGATGCGACGAACACCTATACACATACCGCTGAGAAAAATTGTAACAAATTTAGATAGTACCTTATTTCAAAGACACGAGTGTCTACGAAAAAATACGGTTTTGTCTAAGATTGTTTTAGAAGTGTGCGTAGACAGTGAATGAGTCGCGATTAAGGAATAATGTAACCAAATTATAAGGAAACAGAATTATCAGTTATCAATGAATTCTAGCTGCATGCAATTATTAAATAAGAGTGAGGAATATTACGAGCCCATCACCTGGAGAAGAAGGATTTCAGGCCAGATTCAAATGTATGTAGGACGCCTACACCTTCTATCTAAAGAGAAAGACAAGTTAGGAAGGGTTATAGTCACAATATTGGAATCGTAGAATACGCTGAATTGGCTAGTAGGTATTCTGTCAGAGTACTTCATGGATAAGTAAGTCAAGGCCCccaaaaataagaaagaaaaaaggacaaggcttagaataataataagaagaaacaGGAGAAGAGTTCGAGACGAAAAACGATTTGGTTGACGCGGAAATGTAATTTTTGTGGTAAACGTATTCTTTCTGTTAGTACTGCTTTGCTGCTCAGCATTTTACGGTGTGTCCGCTGACcaactcgcctgcggctcgttgGACTTGTCTATCTTGTTACCACGTTTtcgacgtcatctgtgatctctAACTACACATGCAGACGGCAAATTACATGGTACAGTATTTTATACTTGGCAACCAAAATGGAATGTGAATTGCTAAATAACAAGACGAACCAGCAGAATCTTTGCCCCTCGCCAATTAGTCAGTGATGCTAGTTGTGGTTTACTTATAGCCTAGCTTTCATGTTTTACAGAACCAGAAGTAACAGTAGCTTGGATAACTTATTTACTTACCTCGTTTACACGGCATCAGACTTCGAATTTCCTTCACCGCACTACAGACAGAAGTGAAGACACTCGAAAGAAGCGAGAGGCCTAAGCCCAAGTACATGAGGCGCACGATCCACATGCCTCGTTCGTATGACGAGTCTGGCTCCTTGCCTTCATTCGGCACCAGATCCCCGAAGCCGATTGTACTCAAGGCAACAAAGCAGTAATAGACACAATCTAGAAAAGTCCAGCCGAATTCTCTCTCTGAGTAGTAATACATGATACCTCCCAATGGCAGCCATAGAGCAATAAGCAACACGTCTATAGTGAAGCATTTGATGTGTTCATGTGTCGGTGCGTCGCGCTGTAGAGCGGCTTTCTCAAAGTATTTGATCAATAAATGGATTCCGAAGTTGATGTGTTCACCAAGTGACTGAAGAGTTAACAAATTCAGAGGAATACCAAACAGGGCgaagaatattaaaaacaagCGGCCACCCTGTGTTTTAGGGGCAAGATGTCCATAGCCTGTAAAGAAACAGGTAAAGAGTTTATTAAAAACTTAGCACTTGTCGCGAGGCAGTCATTGCATGGGGGTGTTAGGTCCAGTGGATGATACGATTATACAAATAAACTATCAGGTCGtcccatgtaagagaatccacgacagtcttggattctggattccccGCCATAGATtacggattctttgtcagtcgAACTCggaggattccggattccttgagctgtattccggattccaaatccCAGGATTCCTgattttacaagaaaattttacaagaaaaatttcCCGTATTCCGGaatcccttacatggggcgaatcagtaaaattttttctttccatctgGCCTCCTGCAGTGATTTTTTCCGATCTTTTTTCGTGTTCTCTTGACTAATTCTTTAGGGAAATGTATGGAattcagtctggagaatttgcatgtggagATCGGGGCTTAAGGGCTAAAGCTATCTTACCAATGGTGGTGGTCACACTGCCAACGAAATACAGCGACTGATAATAACTCCAGTCATTGTGACTATACTTGCACCTGTGAGCTTCTT
This window contains:
- the LOC140923011 gene encoding two pore potassium channel protein sup-9-like, which encodes MEIRRNTKTLLVRLVTLTVYLTSGAAIFSVIEHDGSSSDRHFSEKIDQIRENMTLRFNETLDVINQYIEELRLLFEEAHRCKYSHNDWSYYQSLYFVGSVTTTIGYGHLAPKTQGGRLFLIFFALFGIPLNLLTLQSLGEHINFGIHLLIKYFEKAALQRDAPTHEHIKCFTIDVLLIALWLPLGGIMYYYSEREFGWTFLDCVYYCFVALSTIGFGDLVPNEGKEPDSSYERGMWIVRLMYLGLGLSLLSSVFTSVCSAVKEIRSLMPCKRDRRCRRPTYI